A region of Bacillus cabrialesii DNA encodes the following proteins:
- the rpmG gene encoding 50S ribosomal protein L33: MRKKITLACKTCGNRNYTTMKSSASAAERLEVKKYCSTCNSHTAHLETK, encoded by the coding sequence ATGAGAAAAAAGATTACGTTAGCATGCAAGACATGCGGAAACCGTAATTATACGACAATGAAAAGCTCTGCATCAGCGGCTGAGCGATTAGAAGTAAAGAAATACTGCAGTACTTGCAATTCACATACAGCTCATCTTGAAACAAAATAG
- the cysS gene encoding cysteine--tRNA ligase, which yields MTITLYNTLTRQKETFVPLEEGKVKMYVCGPTVYNYIHIGNARPAIVYDTIRNYLEYKGYDVQYVSNFTDVDDKLIKAANELGEDVPAISERFIKAYFEDVGALGCRKADLHPRVMENMDAIIEFVDQLVKKGYAYESEGDVYFKTRAFEGYGKLSQQSIDELRSGARIRVGEKKEDALDFALWKAAKEGEISWDSPWGKGRPGWHIECSAMVKKYLGDQIDIHAGGQDLTFPHHENEIAQSEALTGKTFAKYWLHNGYINIDNEKMSKSLGNFVLVHDIIKQHDPQLLRFFMLSVHYRHPINYSEELLENTKSAFNRLKTAYSNLQHRLNSSTNLTEDDDQWLEKVEEHRKAFEEAMDDDFNTANAISVLFDLAKHANYYLQKDHTADHVITAFIEMFDRIVSVLGFSLGEQELLDQEIEDLIEKRNEARRNRDFALSDQIRDQLKSMNIILEDTAQGTRWKRGE from the coding sequence ATGACAATCACACTTTATAATACATTGACTAGACAGAAAGAAACGTTTGTTCCTCTTGAAGAGGGAAAAGTAAAAATGTACGTGTGCGGACCGACGGTTTACAATTACATTCACATCGGGAACGCGCGCCCGGCTATCGTTTATGATACGATTCGAAACTATTTGGAGTATAAAGGCTATGATGTGCAGTATGTCTCTAACTTCACAGATGTAGACGATAAATTAATTAAAGCGGCAAACGAACTCGGTGAGGATGTGCCTGCCATTTCAGAGCGTTTTATTAAAGCATACTTTGAAGATGTAGGTGCGCTTGGCTGCCGTAAAGCCGACCTCCATCCGCGAGTGATGGAAAACATGGATGCGATTATTGAATTCGTAGATCAGCTCGTGAAAAAAGGCTACGCTTATGAATCGGAAGGTGACGTTTATTTCAAAACAAGAGCATTTGAAGGGTACGGAAAGCTTTCTCAGCAATCAATTGATGAACTGAGATCAGGTGCGCGCATCCGGGTTGGCGAGAAAAAAGAAGATGCTCTTGATTTTGCCCTGTGGAAAGCGGCGAAAGAAGGAGAAATCTCTTGGGATAGCCCTTGGGGAAAAGGACGTCCGGGCTGGCACATTGAATGCTCAGCGATGGTGAAAAAGTATCTGGGTGACCAGATTGATATCCATGCGGGCGGACAGGATTTAACCTTCCCTCACCATGAAAACGAAATTGCGCAATCTGAGGCACTGACAGGAAAAACGTTTGCGAAGTACTGGCTCCATAATGGCTATATCAATATTGATAATGAAAAAATGTCAAAATCACTGGGCAACTTTGTGCTTGTGCATGACATCATTAAACAGCATGATCCGCAGCTTTTGAGATTCTTTATGCTTTCTGTTCATTATCGTCATCCGATTAACTATTCAGAAGAGCTTCTTGAGAATACAAAAAGCGCGTTTAACCGTTTAAAAACAGCGTACAGCAACCTTCAGCACCGTCTGAACAGCAGTACGAATTTAACGGAAGATGACGATCAATGGCTGGAGAAAGTTGAAGAGCACCGCAAAGCATTTGAAGAAGCGATGGACGATGACTTTAATACGGCGAATGCGATTTCTGTCTTGTTCGACTTAGCGAAGCATGCCAATTATTATCTTCAGAAAGACCATACAGCTGATCATGTGATTACGGCGTTTATCGAGATGTTTGACCGTATTGTTTCTGTTCTCGGTTTTTCATTGGGTGAGCAGGAACTTCTCGATCAAGAGATTGAAGACTTAATCGAAAAAAGAAATGAAGCGCGCCGGAATCGCGATTTTGCATTATCAGACCAGATCCGCGACCAGCTGAAAAGCATGAATATCATTCTTGAAGATACGGCTCAAGGCACTCGCTGGAAACGGGGAGAATAA
- the nusG gene encoding transcription termination/antitermination protein NusG — translation MEKNWYVVHTYSGYENKVKANLEKRVESMGMQDKIFRVVVPEEEETDIKNGKKKVVKKKVFPGYVLVEIVMTDDSWYVVRNTPGVTGFVGSAGSGSKPTPLLPGEAETILKRMGMDERKTDIDFELKETVKVIDGPFANFTGSIEEIDYDKSKVKVFVNMFGRETPVELEFTQIDKL, via the coding sequence ATGGAAAAGAATTGGTATGTTGTTCACACGTACTCTGGTTATGAGAATAAAGTAAAAGCCAATTTGGAAAAACGTGTTGAATCAATGGGGATGCAGGATAAAATTTTCCGTGTAGTCGTACCTGAAGAAGAAGAAACAGATATCAAAAACGGCAAGAAAAAAGTTGTGAAAAAGAAAGTATTCCCTGGTTATGTGCTTGTTGAAATTGTAATGACAGACGACTCTTGGTATGTTGTCCGCAACACGCCGGGCGTTACTGGATTCGTAGGATCTGCCGGCTCTGGTTCAAAACCGACGCCGCTTCTTCCGGGCGAAGCAGAAACCATTCTGAAGAGAATGGGCATGGATGAACGCAAAACAGACATTGACTTTGAACTGAAAGAAACAGTGAAAGTAATAGACGGGCCTTTTGCCAACTTTACTGGATCAATTGAAGAGATTGATTATGACAAAAGCAAGGTCAAAGTTTTTGTTAATATGTTCGGCCGTGAAACGCCGGTTGAGCTGGAATTTACCCAAATCGATAAATTGTAA
- a CDS encoding class I SAM-dependent methyltransferase has product MSEHYYSEKPSVKSNKQTWSFRLRNKDFTFTSDSGVFSKKEVDFGSRLLIDSFEEPEVEGSFLDVGCGYGPIGLSLASDFKDRTIHMIDVNERAVELSNENAEQNGITNVKIYQSDLFSNVDSAQTFASILTNPPIRAGKKVVHAIFEKSAEHLKASGELWIVIQKKQGAPSAIEKLEELFDEVSVVQKKKGYYIIKAKKV; this is encoded by the coding sequence ATGAGTGAGCATTATTATTCAGAAAAACCTTCAGTAAAAAGCAACAAGCAAACCTGGTCTTTTAGGCTTCGTAATAAAGATTTCACGTTTACCAGCGACAGCGGAGTTTTTTCTAAAAAGGAAGTTGATTTTGGTTCCCGTCTGCTGATTGATTCTTTTGAAGAGCCTGAAGTTGAGGGGAGCTTTCTAGATGTAGGCTGCGGGTACGGCCCGATTGGTTTATCTCTGGCGAGCGACTTTAAAGACCGGACCATCCACATGATTGACGTTAATGAGAGAGCCGTAGAGTTATCAAATGAAAATGCGGAACAAAATGGAATAACAAACGTTAAGATTTATCAGAGTGATTTGTTTTCGAACGTTGATTCTGCTCAAACATTTGCTTCTATTCTTACAAATCCCCCAATCCGAGCCGGAAAAAAAGTTGTCCATGCTATCTTTGAGAAAAGCGCTGAACACTTAAAAGCTTCAGGTGAGTTGTGGATCGTCATACAGAAAAAGCAAGGCGCGCCTTCTGCCATTGAAAAGCTCGAGGAACTGTTCGATGAAGTTTCTGTCGTTCAAAAAAAGAAAGGCTATTATATCATAAAAGCAAAAAAAGTTTGA
- the rplJ gene encoding 50S ribosomal protein L10: MSSAIETKKVVVEEIASKLKESKSTIIVDYRGLNVSEVTELRKQLREANVEFKVYKNTMTRRAVEQAELNGLNDFLTGPNAIAFSTEDVVAPAKVLNDFAKNHEALEIKAGVIEGKVSTVEEVKALAELPSREGLLSMLLSVLQAPVRNFALATKAVAEQKEEQGA; this comes from the coding sequence ATGAGCAGCGCAATTGAAACAAAAAAAGTTGTTGTTGAAGAAATTGCTTCTAAACTGAAAGAAAGTAAATCAACGATCATCGTTGACTATCGCGGACTTAACGTTTCTGAAGTAACAGAACTTCGTAAACAGCTTCGCGAAGCTAACGTTGAGTTCAAAGTATACAAAAATACGATGACTCGCCGTGCGGTTGAACAAGCTGAGCTTAATGGTTTGAATGATTTCTTAACTGGACCGAACGCGATTGCATTCAGTACTGAAGATGTTGTCGCTCCGGCTAAAGTTCTTAATGACTTCGCTAAAAATCACGAAGCTCTTGAAATCAAAGCTGGCGTTATCGAAGGTAAAGTTTCTACTGTTGAAGAAGTGAAAGCTCTTGCTGAACTTCCATCACGCGAAGGCTTGCTTTCTATGTTGCTTAGCGTACTTCAAGCTCCAGTTCGCAACTTTGCTCTTGCTACAAAAGCTGTGGCAGAACAAAAAGAAGAACAAGGCGCTTAA
- the cysE gene encoding serine O-acetyltransferase, producing MFFRMLKEDIDTVFDQDPAARSYFEVILTYSGLHAIWAHRIAHALYKRKFYFLARLISQVSRFFTGIEIHPGATIGRRFFIDHGMGVVIGETCEIGNNVTVFQGVTLGGTGKEKGKRHPTIKDDALIATGAKVLGSITVGEGSKIGAGSVVLHDVPDYSTVVGIPGRVVVQNGKKVRRDLNHQDLPDPVADRFKSLEQQILELKAELEDRKERINQK from the coding sequence GTGTTTTTTAGAATGCTCAAAGAAGACATTGATACAGTGTTCGATCAAGATCCTGCAGCAAGAAGCTATTTCGAAGTGATTTTAACTTATTCGGGTTTACATGCTATATGGGCGCATCGGATTGCACATGCTTTATATAAACGAAAATTTTATTTCCTTGCACGCCTTATATCTCAGGTAAGCCGATTTTTTACCGGGATCGAAATCCACCCCGGCGCTACAATCGGGAGAAGGTTTTTCATAGACCACGGTATGGGGGTTGTCATTGGCGAGACATGTGAAATCGGCAATAACGTAACCGTTTTTCAGGGGGTTACCCTCGGGGGAACGGGGAAAGAAAAGGGAAAAAGGCACCCAACGATTAAAGATGACGCATTAATAGCCACAGGTGCTAAAGTGCTCGGTTCAATTACTGTCGGTGAAGGCTCGAAGATTGGCGCCGGTTCAGTCGTGCTGCACGATGTTCCTGATTATTCAACAGTTGTCGGCATCCCTGGGCGGGTCGTCGTACAAAATGGAAAGAAAGTCAGACGCGATTTAAACCACCAGGATTTGCCCGATCCGGTTGCTGATCGCTTTAAGTCTTTGGAACAGCAGATTTTAGAGCTGAAGGCAGAACTTGAAGACAGAAAAGAAAGGATCAATCAAAAATGA
- the secE gene encoding preprotein translocase subunit SecE — protein sequence MRIMRFFKDVGKEMKKVSWPKGKELTRYTITVIATVIFFVIFFALLDTGISQLIRLIVE from the coding sequence ATGCGTATTATGAGATTCTTTAAAGATGTTGGGAAAGAAATGAAAAAGGTAAGCTGGCCTAAAGGAAAAGAGTTAACGCGTTATACCATTACGGTGATTGCAACAGTTATCTTTTTTGTTATCTTTTTTGCCCTCCTTGACACAGGAATTTCTCAATTAATTCGTTTAATAGTTGAATAA
- a CDS encoding mini-ribonuclease 3 produces MLDFETIKDSKQLNGLALAYIGDAIFEVYVRHHLLKQGFTKPNDLHKKSSRIVSAKSQAEILFFLQDQSFFTEEEEAVLKRGRNAKSGTTPKNTDVQTYRYSTAFEALLGYLFLEKKEERLSQLVAEAIQFGTSGRKTNESAT; encoded by the coding sequence ATGCTTGATTTTGAAACGATAAAAGATTCAAAGCAGCTTAACGGTCTTGCGCTTGCTTATATAGGTGATGCCATTTTTGAAGTGTATGTAAGGCATCACCTGCTTAAGCAGGGGTTTACCAAACCAAATGATCTTCATAAGAAATCTAGCCGGATTGTTTCGGCGAAGTCACAGGCTGAAATCCTATTCTTTTTGCAGGATCAATCATTTTTCACAGAAGAAGAGGAAGCGGTGCTGAAAAGAGGCAGAAATGCCAAGTCGGGGACGACGCCTAAAAATACAGATGTTCAGACGTACCGCTATAGTACAGCATTTGAAGCGCTGCTGGGATATCTTTTTCTAGAGAAAAAAGAAGAAAGACTTAGTCAGCTCGTTGCCGAAGCTATACAATTCGGGACGTCAGGGAGGAAAACAAATGAGTCAGCAACATGA
- the rplA gene encoding 50S ribosomal protein L1 has product MAKKGKKYVEAAKLVDRSKAYDVSEAVALVKKTNTAKFDATVEVAFRLGVDPRKNDQQIRGAVVLPNGTGKTQRVLVFAKGEKAKEAEAAGADFVGDTDYINKIQQGWFDFDVIVATPDMMGEVGKIGRVLGPKGLMPNPKTGTVTFEVEKAIGEIKAGKVEYRVDKAGNIHVPIGKVSFEDEKLVENFTTMYDTILKAKPAAAKGVYVKNVAVTSTMGPGVKVDSSTFNVK; this is encoded by the coding sequence ATGGCTAAAAAAGGTAAAAAGTACGTTGAAGCTGCTAAGCTTGTAGATCGTTCAAAAGCTTACGACGTTTCTGAAGCAGTAGCTCTCGTTAAAAAAACAAACACAGCTAAATTCGACGCTACAGTTGAAGTGGCTTTCCGTTTAGGGGTTGACCCTCGTAAAAACGACCAGCAAATCCGTGGAGCAGTTGTTCTTCCAAACGGAACTGGTAAAACTCAGCGCGTTCTCGTTTTCGCAAAAGGCGAAAAAGCGAAAGAAGCTGAAGCTGCTGGTGCAGATTTCGTTGGCGATACTGACTACATCAACAAAATTCAACAAGGCTGGTTCGATTTCGATGTAATCGTAGCTACACCTGACATGATGGGTGAAGTTGGTAAAATCGGTCGTGTACTTGGACCAAAAGGTTTAATGCCAAACCCTAAAACTGGTACAGTTACTTTCGAAGTTGAAAAAGCAATCGGCGAAATCAAAGCTGGTAAAGTTGAATACCGCGTTGATAAAGCTGGAAACATTCATGTTCCTATCGGTAAAGTTTCTTTCGAGGATGAAAAACTTGTTGAGAACTTCACAACAATGTACGATACAATCCTGAAAGCTAAACCTGCTGCGGCTAAAGGCGTTTACGTGAAAAACGTTGCTGTAACTTCTACTATGGGACCTGGTGTCAAAGTAGACTCTTCAACTTTTAACGTAAAATAA
- the rplK gene encoding 50S ribosomal protein L11 gives MAKKVVKVVKLQIPAGKANPAPPVGPALGQAGVNIMGFCKEFNARTADQAGLIIPVEISVYEDRSFTFITKTPPAAVLLKKAAGIESGSGEPNRNKVATVKRDKVREIAETKMPDLNAADVEAAMRMVEGTARSMGIVIED, from the coding sequence GTGGCTAAAAAAGTAGTAAAAGTTGTAAAATTGCAAATTCCTGCTGGAAAAGCTAACCCAGCACCACCAGTTGGGCCTGCACTTGGTCAAGCCGGTGTTAACATCATGGGATTCTGTAAGGAGTTTAACGCTCGTACAGCTGACCAAGCTGGTTTAATCATTCCTGTTGAAATTTCGGTTTACGAAGACCGTTCATTTACATTTATTACAAAAACTCCACCTGCTGCAGTATTGCTTAAAAAAGCAGCTGGAATTGAGTCTGGTTCTGGTGAACCAAACCGTAATAAAGTGGCAACCGTTAAGCGCGATAAAGTACGCGAAATCGCTGAAACGAAAATGCCTGACTTAAACGCAGCAGACGTTGAAGCGGCAATGCGCATGGTTGAAGGTACTGCCCGCAGTATGGGTATTGTAATCGAGGATTAA
- the rae1 gene encoding ribosome-dependent mRNA decay endonuclease Rae1/YacP → MDILLVDGYNMIGAWPQLKDLKANSFEEARDVLIQKMAEYQSYTGNRVIVVFDAHLVKGLEKKQTNHRVEVIFTKENETADERIEKLAQALNNIATQIHVATSDYTEQWAIFGQGALRKSARELLREVEAIEKRIERRVRKITSEKPAGKIALSEEVLKTFEKWRRGDLD, encoded by the coding sequence ATGGATATCCTGTTAGTAGACGGATACAACATGATTGGAGCCTGGCCGCAGCTGAAGGATTTAAAAGCGAACAGTTTTGAAGAGGCGAGAGACGTACTGATTCAGAAAATGGCGGAATATCAATCGTATACAGGAAACAGGGTAATTGTTGTTTTTGACGCGCATCTCGTAAAAGGGCTTGAGAAAAAACAGACCAACCACAGAGTTGAAGTGATTTTCACAAAAGAAAATGAGACGGCTGATGAGCGGATAGAAAAGCTTGCTCAGGCTTTGAATAATATTGCGACTCAAATACATGTTGCGACCTCTGACTACACTGAGCAGTGGGCGATTTTCGGTCAGGGGGCATTGCGGAAATCGGCCCGGGAGCTTTTGAGAGAGGTAGAAGCGATTGAGAAGCGAATAGAGAGACGGGTCAGAAAAATCACTTCCGAAAAGCCGGCGGGTAAAATTGCTTTATCGGAAGAGGTTTTGAAAACGTTTGAAAAGTGGAGACGCGGGGACTTAGATTAA
- the gltX gene encoding glutamate--tRNA ligase, whose translation MGNEVRVRYAPSPTGHLHIGNARTALFNYLFARNQGGKFIIRVEDTDKKRNIEGGEQSQLNYLKWLGIDWDESVDVGGEYGPYRQSERNDIYKVYYEELLEKGLAYKCYCTEEELEKEREEQIARGEMPRYSGKHRDLSQEEQEKFIAEGRKPSIRFRVPEGKVIAFNDIVKGEISFESDGIGDFVIVKKDGTPTYNFAVAIDDYLMKMTHVLRGEDHISNTPKQIMIYQAFGWDIPQFGHMTLIVNESRKKLSKRDESIIQFIEQYKELGYLPEALFNFIGLLGWSPVGEEELFTKEQFIEIFDVNRLSKSPALFDMHKLKWVNNQYVKKLDLDQVVELTLPHLQKAGKVSTELSAEEQEWVRKLISLYHEQLSYGAEIVELTDLFFTDEIEYNQEAKAVLAEEQVPEVLSTFAAKLEELEEFTPDNIKASIKAVQKETGHKGKKLFMPIRVAVTGQTHGPELPQSIELIGKETAIQRLKNI comes from the coding sequence ATGGGAAACGAAGTACGCGTCCGTTATGCACCGAGTCCAACTGGACATTTGCATATTGGAAATGCCAGAACGGCGCTTTTTAATTATTTATTTGCCCGCAATCAAGGCGGTAAGTTTATTATTCGTGTTGAGGACACTGATAAAAAACGCAACATTGAGGGCGGAGAACAAAGCCAGCTGAACTATCTGAAATGGCTCGGTATTGACTGGGATGAGAGTGTGGATGTTGGCGGTGAGTACGGCCCATACCGTCAGTCAGAGCGTAACGATATCTATAAAGTGTACTATGAAGAGCTTCTTGAAAAAGGGCTTGCTTATAAATGTTACTGTACGGAAGAAGAGCTTGAAAAAGAGCGTGAAGAACAGATTGCCCGCGGAGAAATGCCGCGTTATTCCGGAAAACACAGAGACCTGTCTCAGGAAGAACAGGAGAAATTTATCGCTGAAGGCAGAAAGCCAAGTATTCGTTTCCGCGTGCCGGAAGGAAAAGTCATTGCCTTCAACGATATCGTAAAAGGCGAAATTTCTTTCGAATCAGATGGCATTGGCGACTTTGTTATTGTGAAAAAGGACGGAACGCCGACTTACAACTTCGCGGTAGCTATTGATGACTACTTAATGAAAATGACACACGTGCTGCGCGGTGAGGATCATATTTCTAACACGCCAAAACAGATTATGATTTATCAAGCATTCGGATGGGATATTCCTCAGTTCGGACACATGACACTGATCGTAAATGAAAGCCGTAAAAAGCTCAGCAAACGCGATGAGTCCATTATTCAATTCATTGAGCAGTATAAAGAGCTTGGCTACCTGCCAGAAGCATTATTCAACTTTATCGGACTGCTGGGCTGGTCACCGGTTGGAGAAGAAGAGCTATTCACAAAAGAACAGTTTATAGAAATTTTTGATGTGAACCGTTTATCTAAATCACCAGCTTTGTTTGATATGCATAAGCTAAAATGGGTTAACAACCAATACGTGAAGAAGCTTGATCTTGATCAGGTTGTTGAACTGACTCTTCCGCATTTGCAAAAAGCCGGCAAAGTCAGCACTGAGCTTTCTGCTGAAGAACAAGAATGGGTTCGCAAACTGATTTCCCTGTATCATGAGCAATTAAGCTACGGTGCGGAAATTGTTGAGCTGACTGATTTGTTCTTTACGGATGAGATCGAGTATAATCAAGAAGCAAAAGCTGTTCTGGCAGAAGAACAGGTTCCTGAAGTGCTCAGCACATTCGCTGCTAAGCTTGAAGAGCTTGAGGAGTTTACTCCGGATAACATCAAAGCATCGATCAAAGCAGTGCAGAAAGAAACTGGCCATAAAGGGAAAAAATTGTTTATGCCGATCCGTGTTGCTGTAACAGGGCAAACTCACGGTCCGGAACTGCCGCAATCAATTGAATTGATCGGTAAAGAGACTGCGATTCAGCGTTTAAAAAACATCTAA
- the rlmB gene encoding 23S rRNA (guanosine(2251)-2'-O)-methyltransferase RlmB, translating into MSQQHDYVIGKNAVIETLKSDRKLYKLWMAENTVKGQAQQVIELAKKQGITIQYVPRKKLDQMVTGQHQGVVAQVAAYEYAELDDLYKAAEERNEQPFFLILDELEDPHNLGSIMRTADAVGAHGIVIPKRRAVGLTTTVAKASTGAIEHIPVVKVTNLARTLEEMKERGIWVVGTDASAREDYRNMDGNMPLALVIGSEGKGMGRLVKEKCDFLIKLPMAGKVTSLNASVAAGLLMYEVYRKRNPLGE; encoded by the coding sequence ATGAGTCAGCAACATGATTACGTCATAGGGAAAAATGCAGTGATCGAGACGTTAAAATCAGATCGTAAGCTGTATAAGCTGTGGATGGCGGAAAACACCGTAAAGGGACAAGCGCAGCAGGTGATTGAGCTTGCGAAAAAGCAGGGAATCACGATTCAATATGTCCCGAGAAAAAAGCTCGATCAAATGGTGACAGGCCAGCATCAAGGCGTAGTGGCACAGGTTGCAGCGTACGAATATGCTGAACTGGACGATTTATATAAAGCAGCGGAGGAAAGAAATGAACAGCCTTTCTTCCTCATTCTGGACGAGCTTGAAGACCCTCATAACCTTGGTTCCATTATGAGAACAGCTGATGCGGTGGGCGCCCATGGCATCGTGATTCCAAAACGGAGAGCTGTCGGTCTGACAACAACAGTTGCAAAAGCTTCAACAGGGGCAATTGAGCACATTCCTGTAGTAAAAGTTACCAATTTGGCGCGGACGTTAGAAGAAATGAAAGAGCGGGGTATCTGGGTTGTCGGAACAGACGCATCCGCCCGTGAGGATTACCGCAATATGGACGGCAATATGCCTTTGGCTTTAGTCATTGGAAGTGAAGGAAAAGGGATGGGCCGCCTCGTTAAAGAAAAGTGTGATTTTCTCATTAAACTCCCGATGGCCGGGAAGGTAACTTCACTGAATGCATCTGTTGCGGCTGGTCTTTTGATGTATGAAGTCTACCGGAAACGAAACCCTCTGGGAGAATAA
- the rplL gene encoding 50S ribosomal protein L7/L12: MALNIEEIIASVKEATVLELNDLVKAIEEEFGVTAAAPVAVAGGAAAGGAAEEQSEFDLILAGAGSQKIKVIKVVREITGLGLKEAKELVDNTPKPLKEGIAKEEAEELKAKLEEVGASVEVK; encoded by the coding sequence ATGGCTTTAAATATCGAAGAAATCATTGCTTCCGTTAAAGAAGCAACTGTACTTGAATTGAACGACCTAGTAAAAGCAATCGAAGAAGAATTTGGCGTAACTGCTGCTGCTCCTGTAGCTGTAGCTGGCGGAGCTGCTGCAGGCGGCGCTGCTGAAGAGCAAAGCGAATTCGACCTTATCCTTGCTGGTGCAGGTTCTCAAAAAATCAAAGTTATCAAAGTTGTACGTGAAATCACTGGTCTTGGCTTGAAAGAAGCTAAAGAACTTGTTGACAACACTCCAAAACCACTTAAAGAAGGTATTGCTAAAGAAGAAGCTGAAGAGCTTAAAGCTAAACTTGAAGAAGTTGGCGCTTCTGTAGAAGTTAAGTAA
- the sigH gene encoding RNA polymerase sporulation sigma factor SigH, with protein sequence MNLQNNKGKFNKEQFCQLEDEQVIEKVHVGDSDALDYLITKYRNFVRAKARSYFLIGADREDIVQEGMIGLYKSIRDFKEDKLTSFKAFAELCITRQIITAIKTATRQKHIPLNSYVSLDKPIFDEESDRTLLDVISGAKTLNPEEMIINQEEFDDIEMKMGELLSDLERKVLVLYLDGRSYQEISDELNRHVKSIDNALQRVKRKLEKYLEIREISL encoded by the coding sequence GTGAATCTACAGAACAACAAGGGAAAATTCAACAAAGAGCAGTTTTGCCAGTTGGAGGACGAGCAGGTCATTGAAAAGGTTCATGTTGGGGACAGTGATGCGTTAGATTACTTGATTACGAAGTACCGAAACTTTGTTCGTGCAAAAGCAAGATCCTACTTTTTAATAGGAGCGGACAGAGAGGATATTGTTCAGGAAGGTATGATAGGCCTCTATAAGTCTATTCGTGACTTCAAAGAGGACAAGCTTACCTCATTCAAAGCTTTCGCAGAATTATGTATTACCCGCCAAATTATTACCGCAATAAAGACAGCTACTCGCCAGAAACACATTCCTTTGAATTCCTACGTCTCATTAGATAAACCGATTTTTGATGAAGAATCAGACCGAACGCTGCTTGATGTCATTTCGGGAGCAAAAACCTTAAATCCCGAGGAAATGATCATCAATCAGGAAGAATTCGATGATATTGAAATGAAAATGGGAGAACTATTAAGTGATTTAGAGAGAAAAGTACTCGTCTTATATCTCGACGGAAGAAGTTACCAAGAGATTTCCGATGAACTGAACCGGCATGTGAAATCGATCGACAATGCCCTTCAGCGTGTGAAACGCAAGCTGGAGAAGTATTTGGAAATTCGTGAAATCAGTTTGTAA